The uncultured Desulfatiglans sp. DNA window AACGCAATAGTTTCCAGGCCGGAAATGATGATTTTTCTTTACACCCTTCGGGTGCTCAGTCCCGCCGCTTCGCGGCGGGTCCCGGTTTGGCCAAGATCAAGGAAATCAACCGTTTGCGCGGAGGCGACCTGCAGGTCGCCGCACAAGCAAACGTGCAGATTGACGCCGAGATTGGCCCAAAAGACCATTTCCGGAGGGAAACTAATTGACATTTGACTCTTTCACCTATATAAATATCTATTTTTGAATTGCTCCTTGTTCCTGCAAAGTCGGCGTGCCTGAAAGCTGACCTGAGGCGGGGACCAAAATGCCCCCTTTTTGGGGAAGTCCGAAAGGAGACCGTTTGGATGAGGTATTACGAGACTCTCTACCTGATTAATCCGGATCTGGCGGAAGAAGACTACCAGAGTGTTTCCAAGAAGTTCGTCGACATCGTCGGTAGGCACAGCGGTGAGGTGATCGAGGTGCAGGACTGGGGCCGAAGGCCTTTGGCTTATGATGTCAAGAAATTTGACAAGGCGAGTTTCGTGCTGCTCAGATTCTGCGGGGAAAATCGTGTCCCGGAAGAATTACAGCGCGAGATGCGGCTCGATGACCGTGTCCTGAAGTACCAGACCGTCAAGCTGAGCGAAGATGCGGATCCCGAGGCATTGAGGCGGCAGGCGGAGGAGGCTCGGACGAAGTCGCAGGAAACACCCAAATCGGAAGCCGAAGAGGAATCGGAATCAGGAAAAGGAGAGGAATAGCATGGCATTCAATCGTGAGAGAGGAAGATTCAAGAGGACCTTCCACAGAAGGAAGGTGTGCCGGTTTTGCGCCGACAGCAGCCTTGTCATCGATTATAAAGACGTCAAGACCCTCAGACATTTTACCACCGAACGGGGAAAAATCACGCCGCGCCGGATTTCGGGCAACTGTGCAAAACACCAGCGGATGCTGACGGTTGCAATCAAACAGGCTCGAAACATAGCGTTGCTGCCTTACACGACGTCGACCTTGCGCTGAGGAAGAGGCCTGAAGCGGGGGCTGTCGCCTAAGCAAGTCGACGTTTCTGGAACCACACGCCAGAGTTCCCATGAAGCCGATAGACGTACTGGGGTGCGCAGGGTGGGCCGGTGTCTTGCTGTCCATGCCGGTCTGGCTTCCTCTGTTCGGGCCTTTGTTCAGCCTCCTGGCCCCCTTGCCCTTCTTTTACTATTCCATCAAGCTCGGATTCCGTCAGGGTCTCAAACTGACGGTGCTGGTGCTTGCCCTGATCGCCTTGGTTGCGCATTTGGGGGGAGGGGCCCATATCGCGGTTTTCGGGGTGGAATTCGGCGCCCTCGGGTTCATGCTGGCGGCTTTTACGGAGAAAGGCTATGCCCCGGGGCGCGTTATCTTGTTGACGACCGGCGTGATGGCCTTCTTGGGGCTTATGCTGCTGGTAGCCTTGGCGGCCCGGCGCGGCATGGGACCCGGAGAGATGATCCTGGCCTATCTCGAGGCGCAGGTGCAGGCGAGCATCGAGGCCTATCAGTCGGCAGGGCTTGCAGCTCTGGATCAAAGCGAATTGGAGGCCTTTTCGCAGAGCCTGTTCGATCTGCTTGCGCGCATCTATTTTTCTTTGATGGTGATCGGGATGGGGGTCGTGGTGTGGCTCAACCTGATCGCCGGCCGGGTGCTCCTCAAGGCGCGCCGGATGGATCTTCCCAGGACGGCGCCATTGGACCGGTGGCATGCGCCCGAACAGCTGGTCTGGGCCCTTATCGTATCGGGGTTTCTCACGTTTTTGGGCTCTGGGCCGCTGGCCGTGGTGGCTGTCAACGTTCTGATCGTCGCCATGGCCGTCTATCTATTTCATGGATTGTCTATTATTCTTTTTTTCTTGAATCGCTATCGGGTCCCCGGATGGGCCAGGGCCGGGGTCTATTTCCTGATTTTCATGCAGCAGATTCTTCTGGTGCTGCTG harbors:
- a CDS encoding hypothetical protein (Evidence 5 : Unknown function), whose product is MSISFPPEMVFWANLGVNLHVCLCGDLQVASAQTVDFLDLGQTGTRREAAGLSTRRV
- the rpsF gene encoding 30S ribosomal protein S6, giving the protein MRYYETLYLINPDLAEEDYQSVSKKFVDIVGRHSGEVIEVQDWGRRPLAYDVKKFDKASFVLLRFCGENRVPEELQREMRLDDRVLKYQTVKLSEDADPEALRRQAEEARTKSQETPKSEAEEESESGKGEE
- the rpsR gene encoding 30S ribosomal subunit protein S18 (Evidence 2a : Function from experimental evidences in other organisms; PubMedId : 10094780, 12244297, 12809609, 14528314, 3528756, 7556101, 776663; Product type s : structure), yielding MAFNRERGRFKRTFHRRKVCRFCADSSLVIDYKDVKTLRHFTTERGKITPRRISGNCAKHQRMLTVAIKQARNIALLPYTTSTLR
- a CDS encoding conserved membrane hypothetical protein (Evidence 4 : Unknown function but conserved in other organisms); translation: MKPIDVLGCAGWAGVLLSMPVWLPLFGPLFSLLAPLPFFYYSIKLGFRQGLKLTVLVLALIALVAHLGGGAHIAVFGVEFGALGFMLAAFTEKGYAPGRVILLTTGVMAFLGLMLLVALAARRGMGPGEMILAYLEAQVQASIEAYQSAGLAALDQSELEAFSQSLFDLLARIYFSLMVIGMGVVVWLNLIAGRVLLKARRMDLPRTAPLDRWHAPEQLVWALIVSGFLTFLGSGPLAVVAVNVLIVAMAVYLFHGLSIILFFLNRYRVPGWARAGVYFLIFMQQILLVLLALLGLFDQWMDFRKMRKNELENS